The nucleotide sequence TGCCAGTCATTAACTAAAAGGGCAACTGGCAAGTATTGTAGCTAACTAAAATGGATGATCAAATGAAAGGTTGGTTCAGTCAAATAACTGATATGTTGGATACTTGTTGCTCAATGCTTCCATCAAGCCAGTAGAGAGCTTGGTAAATCAAAAAGTGCTTTTCATCTGCCCGGGAATTGGTTTCTCGCTACCCATATTTAATGAGGAATAATAGGCTGACCACAAGGAGGGACAACTTGGGATTGAAACATAATAGTTGTTCTAGTAGGCTTACCACAAGGAGGCCTGTTCTGTATTGAATTTAACGATAGAAGTCTGGTTAGAATTTGGAGTTTATGCCAAATACTTCTGATCCTGCTCATAGCAACGGCAGTACCTAAACAAGTAGTGCTATATAGTGGTGGTTTGCCTCCAAGTTTTTGATATTTCATACTGATGTATTCTCTGCAAGGTCATCGGAAGGATTACTACAAGTAATCATCCATATATAGTAAGATTAGTAACCTTGAAAATAAGATAGGTTACGTGCTACTAATTAAAATATGTTGATAGTGTAAAAATTCTTACCAGTTGTATGTAAGTTAAATCTGAACTTGTAAACTTAGGACAAGAGAATAAGGTTACTCCCAGACTCCCCCGAACTGTCACCATAGTGTATGATCACAGTTTATTTACATACTTCACAGGCTTGTTTCAGTGAATTGTGTGTAACTATGCCCCATATTCATCTGACTTACACCATTTTAAGAATGTTTAGCATAAAACAAGTGACTTGAAATGGTAGCTGGAATCAAACATATGATGAGACGAAAAAGATTCACAAGTTAAAACAAGAGTTCATAATAATACCATGCAACGAACTAATGCCCGATTCACACCCCGGAAGAATCGATGCTGCTTGATCTCATTTTCTTCTTCGCGGGATCCTAACCTGTTTTTGGGATCTCTATGTAGCAATCTATACATTAACTGCTTGGAGTCTCTTAGGAGAGTAtgcaacaacaaacccagtgtattcccacttagtggggtctggggggggtaagatgtacgcagtccatacctctacctctgatgaagtagaaaggctgtttccgaaagacccccggctcaagtcacgagatatcacaccaacacatagtacagcacagaagcagatgacataacatagatctCTTAGGAGAGTATGGCCGATTAGAAAATATCTAAAGGGCATAACGGATATCCGAGCCTAATTCATCTGTCTTTAAATGAATAATTCAATACTTTCTTATGTTGCAGGCATATGTTCAACAGTTGGAGAATAGCCGACTGAAGTTATCGCAGTTGGAACAGGACCTTTAACGAGCACGTCAAAGGTATTGGCTTCTTCCTTTCACGTGCTTTCGAGAGGACCACCTGAGGAGGTTCCACAATCTTGTCTTATTTTGGGTTCTTGTCCAACTGAAGGGAAAGTACATTTCAAACATAGGAGATTAATCAAACGGAGTGGGCGCCAGTGATATGCCTTTTTCTTCTCACTGAACTTATGTGCCTAACTTCCTTTTCATTTCAACAAACAAGAAACTTGCTGGGCTTCTTCTAGATTTGTTGAGGAAGTATCACTTCTTGACACCAAATTGAGCTAGTATTGGGTTGTTATTTCATGTTAGTGTAACAGCTAAATTTTGCCAATACTTTTTATTGTATCAGCTATAATATCATTAAGATCATCTAGATGTGCTTCTTGTAGGTGACAGTGATAGGATTTGGGTAGTTCTAACCTCTAGGAAACTTGGATGGAATTGGAATAGTTGGTTTTACTAGAAAGAAAAATGTCCACCATATTGCTGTCAAACAGATACTCATACATGATGGCTCTCTCTATCTTAAAATAGTCCAGTATGCACTTTTCAGCTTTTCCTAGAACAATTCGTCTCTCATATGTTGTGCGTTGCATGGTCTGTGATTAGGAAGCAAGTACGACTGAAATAATGTGTTTTTCCTACTTAAAGAGGATAGTAGAGCTTCAGTTTTCTTGATTTTCCCTCATTAACTGAGCCCAGCGAATGAGATAACTTGGGAAATCCATCTGCATTCAATACGCTGTGGATGACATTACATTTGTAATTGAGGAACAAAGTTAACTACAGCTTCCAGTAGGTCCTCAAGGTGCATGGACTTGATCGATGTTTATAATTCTCACACTTGTGATGGTTGTTATGATAAAGATAATGAATGAGTCAGTTGCTGCTTTACGCATTCAGTTTAATATAACACTTTTTTGTATTAGGCTGGCTTATTTTAATAAGATAATGTTCAACCACTTATCTAGTTTCTGGTTGCACTCAAAAAGTTGTTTCCTCATGCTAAGATAACCTTTCAGATTCTGCCGTTCTGCAGGGACCTTAGCATTTGATGCAGAATATAGTCAATGGTAGaagaacacaacaagaacatCAATGAGTTGAGGAACACTGTCAATTCTCATGCAAGTGACCCTGAACTGTTAAGTATTGTGAATAATGTCACTGCACATTTTCATGAGGTCTTTAAGGTGAAAGGAAATGCAACTAAGGCGGACGTGTTCCATGTCTTGTCAGGGATGTGGAAAACCCCTACCGAGCGGTGTTTATGTGGATTGGTGGCTTCCTCCCCTCGGAACTTCTTAAGGTAACCTGTTCTTGCTCTCATATGCATGCAATTCTGCATCTCTTCTTCCACATTTCCCATATAGTCGTCCCCTGTATATGATTATAAGAAGCTTTCATACTTTTTGATCATGTATAACAAGGTCCTGATTACAGATTCCGTCTCTATTGCTTATATGAAATGATTTGATCCCATAGAAGGGATTAAGGATTTACCTatatttatcagttatttttCTCTGCCTTTTTGAGGTACTTTGAGTTAGACAGTGTTAGCAATATGTTTTCTGCCAGCAATAATTGATTTATATGTCTCTTAGGTGTATTCTTTATCAGCCAAATGTATTTGGTTGTAGATATCAAGTACAGAGCCCTTTTAGTTATGTTCAACTCTAATCACTGTTGTAATGTTACAAATTCAGTTCTAAATTTTGTGCTACTATAATGTGTTCttttttatctttgctttttatcattgataatgcAGATGATTAGTCTAACTTGTCCTTTATAATAACGACTGAAAGTTTATCtgattgatttttatactttgcatttttatgtagccaagtgataCGGCTAGTGGACTCATTTCGCCCATGGATGCAAGGAGATCACGTGATGATAGTGATCCTAATGACAGTCATTGATTTCATTGCAAATTTTCTTGGGTATTCAATTAGGATGAT is from Capsicum annuum cultivar UCD-10X-F1 unplaced genomic scaffold, UCD10Xv1.1 ctg2811, whole genome shotgun sequence and encodes:
- the LOC124890972 gene encoding TGACG-sequence-specific DNA-binding protein TGA-2.1-like; this encodes MVEEHNKNINELRNTVNSHASDPELLSIVNNVTAHFHEVFKVKGNATKADVFHVLSGMWKTPTERCLCGLVASSPRNFLSQVIRLVDSFRPWMQGDHVMIVILMTVIDFIANFLGYSIRMM